A portion of the Candidatus Cloacimonadota bacterium genome contains these proteins:
- a CDS encoding transposase has product MKPIVNYKRFLPHKQEENSIISVTWRQNLTIPQALLDLLQEQSNIWHKTHALDDDKRFLHEQQYQLFDTELAKYNHPEFKLTDSEIAYIIKDALHFYNDKKYRLHAYCIMSNHIHALIQPISNSEGIIPRLQDIVRGLKTFTAKKINELRRESGSVWAKNFYDSIIRDEDHYWNVLNYILNNPVKAGIVEKWQDYKYLYWNSLLLERDNSLNNIDA; this is encoded by the coding sequence ATGAAACCAATCGTAAATTACAAACGCTTTCTACCTCACAAGCAAGAAGAGAATTCCATAATATCCGTTACATGGCGTCAAAACCTGACAATTCCTCAAGCACTGCTGGATTTACTTCAAGAACAAAGCAATATATGGCACAAAACACATGCACTGGATGATGATAAAAGATTCCTCCATGAACAGCAGTATCAGCTTTTTGACACAGAACTCGCAAAGTACAATCACCCTGAATTCAAACTGACGGATTCAGAAATTGCGTACATCATCAAAGACGCTCTGCATTTCTACAACGATAAGAAATACCGTTTACATGCATATTGCATTATGTCAAACCACATTCATGCCCTCATACAGCCAATATCAAATTCTGAAGGCATTATCCCCAGGCTTCAGGATATAGTAAGAGGGCTTAAAACCTTTACAGCAAAGAAGATAAATGAACTTAGGAGAGAATCCGGCTCGGTGTGGGCCAAAAACTTTTATGACAGCATCATTCGTGATGAAGATCATTATTGGAATGTCCTGAATTACATCCTAAACAATCCTGTTAAAGCGGGAATTGTTGAAAAGTGGCAGGATTATAAGTATCTATATTGGAATTCTTTGCTCCTTGAGAGAGACAACTCGCTCAATAACATCGATGCGTAG
- a CDS encoding glycosyltransferase, producing the protein MKKRILHLQLLPLLSGAQRFSLHLLDGLPADEYEIYVAAKPGREFEDAVLERGWKFLPVSSFRHRISVWDIAAFFDILSIMRRYHFDIVHTNSSKPGILGRLAARVAGVKRIVHTAHGTAFQDSQPVLVKSFYMMMEKLGNALGDYTVFVNNVDRIRCVALGLIPESKAKSIYNAIAEGANPVPDRVKHTDDSITIGSTIRFSDQKNVLALVIAACKACIREQRLRFILLGDGEHYSLCRSIVASHRLSDRILLPGWDSQVQPWLAVFDAFILYSRWEAMPYSIIEAMQAGLPVIGSDIPSISELVVTESGWLVPLDDEESLVSKLVEIAANPEEIVQKGRYAQQYIRRVCNYDAMIRDYRAIYERRGA; encoded by the coding sequence ATGAAGAAGAGAATCCTGCATCTACAGCTATTACCCCTGCTCAGCGGTGCACAGCGCTTTAGCCTGCATTTACTGGACGGCTTGCCCGCAGATGAATATGAAATCTATGTAGCAGCCAAACCAGGCAGAGAGTTCGAAGATGCTGTGCTGGAAAGAGGATGGAAGTTTCTGCCTGTAAGCTCTTTTCGGCATCGGATCTCTGTGTGGGACATTGCTGCCTTTTTCGACATCCTGAGCATTATGCGTAGATACCACTTCGATATAGTACACACCAATTCCTCCAAACCGGGGATATTGGGACGGCTGGCAGCGCGTGTAGCGGGAGTGAAAAGGATCGTACATACAGCCCATGGAACGGCGTTTCAGGATTCTCAACCCGTACTTGTAAAGAGCTTTTATATGATGATGGAAAAGCTGGGCAATGCCCTAGGAGACTACACAGTGTTTGTGAACAATGTAGATCGCATCCGCTGTGTGGCGCTTGGCTTGATCCCGGAAAGCAAGGCCAAAAGCATCTATAATGCCATTGCTGAGGGAGCAAATCCTGTGCCAGATAGAGTGAAGCATACAGACGACAGCATCACGATCGGCTCCACAATCCGATTTTCCGATCAGAAGAATGTGCTGGCTTTGGTGATAGCCGCCTGTAAGGCCTGCATACGCGAGCAGAGATTGAGATTTATCCTCCTGGGCGATGGCGAGCACTATTCCTTGTGCCGCAGCATCGTAGCCAGTCATCGTTTGAGTGATCGCATACTGCTCCCGGGCTGGGATTCTCAGGTACAGCCGTGGTTGGCGGTGTTTGATGCTTTCATCCTCTATTCCCGCTGGGAAGCCATGCCCTACAGCATCATCGAAGCCATGCAGGCCGGTTTGCCGGTTATCGGTTCGGACATCCCATCCATTAGTGAGTTAGTGGTTACGGAAAGCGGCTGGCTAGTGCCTCTGGATGATGAGGAGAGCTTGGTTTCCAAGCTTGTGGAGATTGCCGCGAATCCGGAAGAAATAGTCCAAAAAGGAAGATATGCGCAGCAGTATATTAGACGGGTATGCAATTATGATGCGATGATCCGTGACTATCGCGCAATCTATGAGAGGAGAGGAGCCTAA
- a CDS encoding MraY family glycosyltransferase: MTLYIIISSLVIFFGTLILGPWNMRFATRHGILAIPGERRIHKTSTPEAGGLSFGLPIIAVQLVFAFLSRGQDISRFFFELSITGILAMTFGIIDDRFESPARIKLVWQVLLGVIMYVIGYRVYFLTNPLGSHFVLGWLSFPVTVLWYVIVINAINLIDGMDGLAAGIAAIVSIVLMVCGLREGNVLVIALSSFLLAGTLAFLRYNFHPAKIFLGETGSQFIGLYIAAISTAGSAQYKGITSLTMMIPLTALAIPLLDVMLAVFRRLKVGRVFKADKAHIHHTMLAFGLSQRVISIIVYFVTMLFGLIAIGFSFTDKKVLFSLLLVLLALIVIVAYIFMRMEQKR, translated from the coding sequence ATGACCTTATACATCATCATCAGCAGTCTCGTGATCTTCTTCGGTACGCTCATTTTGGGGCCCTGGAACATGCGTTTTGCCACTCGGCATGGTATTCTGGCCATACCAGGAGAACGCAGGATTCACAAAACCAGCACTCCGGAAGCAGGGGGACTGTCATTTGGATTGCCCATTATTGCGGTGCAATTGGTTTTTGCCTTTCTTTCCCGGGGACAGGATATCAGCCGCTTCTTCTTTGAGCTCTCGATAACCGGGATTTTGGCCATGACTTTCGGGATTATCGATGACCGGTTTGAGAGTCCGGCGCGCATCAAGCTGGTGTGGCAAGTTCTTCTGGGCGTCATTATGTATGTGATAGGTTATCGGGTTTATTTTCTTACCAATCCTCTGGGATCGCATTTCGTACTGGGCTGGTTGTCGTTTCCGGTCACCGTGTTATGGTATGTGATAGTGATCAACGCCATAAACTTAATTGACGGCATGGACGGTCTGGCTGCGGGAATAGCAGCCATTGTGAGCATTGTACTGATGGTTTGCGGTTTACGCGAGGGGAATGTCCTGGTAATCGCGCTTTCCAGCTTCCTTTTGGCGGGAACATTGGCATTTCTTCGCTACAATTTCCATCCCGCAAAGATCTTTCTGGGTGAGACCGGATCGCAATTTATCGGTCTATACATCGCTGCGATTTCGACCGCCGGTTCAGCGCAATACAAGGGTATCACCTCACTTACGATGATGATCCCGCTCACAGCGCTGGCTATCCCCCTATTGGATGTGATGTTGGCTGTTTTTCGCAGATTGAAGGTGGGGCGCGTCTTCAAGGCGGATAAGGCTCATATCCATCACACAATGTTGGCTTTTGGGCTTTCTCAGAGAGTAATTTCGATTATCGTATATTTTGTAACCATGCTTTTTGGCCTGATCGCCATTGGCTTTTCATTCACCGATAAAAAGGTACTATTTTCCCTGTTATTGGTGCTATTGGCATTAATCGTAATAGTCGCATATATCTTCATGCGAATGGAGCAAAAAAGATGA